The following are encoded together in the Meriones unguiculatus strain TT.TT164.6M chromosome 16, Bangor_MerUng_6.1, whole genome shotgun sequence genome:
- the Pfdn6 gene encoding prefoldin subunit 6 isoform X2: protein MAELIQKKLQGEVEKYQQLQKDLSKSMSGRQKLEAQLTENNIVKEELALLDGSNVVFKLLGPVLVRQELGEARATVGKRLDYITAEIKRYESQLRDLERQSEQQRETLAQLQQEFQRAQAAKAGAPGKA from the exons ATGGCTGAGCTGATCCAAAAGAAGCTGCAGGGAGAAGTGGAGAAATACCAACAGCTGCAGAAGG ACTTGAGTAAATCCAtgtcagggaggcagaagcttgAGGCACAGCTAACGGAAAATAATATCGTGAAGGAG GAACTGGCCTTGCTGGATGGATCCAACGTGGTGTTTAAGCTTCTGGGACCGGTGCTTGTCAGGCAGGAGCTGGGAGAGGCTCGGGCCACGGTGGGGAAGAGGCTAGACTATATCACAGCGGAAAT CAAGCGCTATGAATCGCAGCTTCGGGACCTTGAGCGGCAGTCAGAGCAACAGAGGGAAACCCTTGCTCAGCTGCAGCAGGAGTTCCAGCGGGCCCAGGCAGCAAAGGCAGGGGCTCCTGGGAAGGCCTGA
- the Rps18 gene encoding small ribosomal subunit protein uS13 — protein MSLVIPEKFQHILRVLNTNIDGRRKIAFAITAIKGVGRRYAHVVLRKADIDLTKRAGELTEDEVERVITIMQNPRQYKIPDWFLNRQKDVKDGKYSQVLANGLDNKLREDLERLKKIRAHRGLRHFWGLRVRGQHTKTTGRRGRTVGVSKKK, from the exons ATG TCTTTAGTGATCCCCGAGAAGTTCCAGCACATTTTGCGAGTACTCAACACCAACATCGATGGGCGGCGGAAGATAGCCTTTGCCATCACTGCCATTAAG GGTGTGGGGCGCAGATACGCCCATGTGGTGCTGAGGAAAGCAGACATTGACCTCACCAAGAGGGCTGGAGAGCTCACGGAGGACGAGGTGGAACGGGTGATCACCATTATGCAGAACCCTCGGCAGTACAAGATTCCAGACTGGTTCTTGAACAGACAGAAGGATGTGAAGGACGGGAAGTACagccag GTTCTGGCCAACGGTCTAGACAACAAGCTGCGTGAAGACCTGGAGCGGCTCAAGAAGATTCGAGCCCATAGGGGTCTGCGCCACTTCTGGGG CCTTCGTGTCCGAGGTCAGCACACCAAGACCACCGGCCGCCGGGGCCGTACTGTGGGTGTGTCCAAGAAGAAATGA
- the B3galt4 gene encoding beta-1,3-galactosyltransferase 4 has product MALRTLRLTMPLSLFRRLLLAVLLLVIIWTLFGPSGLGEELLSLSLASLLPAPASPGPPLALPRLLIPNPEACGGPGPPPFLLILVCTAPEHVNQRNAIRGSWGAIREARGFRVRTLFLLGEPAGQHFADLAAESAAQEDILQASFQDSYRNLTLKTLSGLNWANKYCPMARYILKTDDDVFVNVPELVSELIQRGGPSEHWKKGKEPQEETAIVHEAHKDQAVPLLYLGRVHWMVSPTRTPGARHHVSEELWPETWGPYPPYASGTGYVLSASAVQLILKVASRAPLLPLEDVFVGVSARRAGLAPTHCVKLAGATHYPLDRCCYGKFLLTSHMVDPWKMQQIWKLVGGLDGERTEPFCSWLQGFLGILRCRFIAWLNS; this is encoded by the exons ATGGCACTCCG GACTCTGCGGCTCACCATGCCGCTCAGCCTCTTCCGGCGCCTCCTCCTGGCGGTCCTACTGCTGGTGATCATCTGGACCCTGTTTGGGCCCTCCGGCTTGGGGGAGGAACTGCTGAGCTTGTCCTTGGCATCCCTGCTGCCCGCCCCGGCCTCACCGGGCCCTCCCCTGGCCCTGCCCCGCCTCTTGATTCCCAACCCCGAAGCTTGTGGTGGTCCGGGACCCCCTCCCTTCCTGCTCATCCTAGTGTGCACGGCCCCGGAGCACGTGAACCAGAGGAACGCCATTCGGGGATCTTGGGGCGCTATCCGTGAGGCCCGGGGGTTCAGGGTGCGGACCCTGTTCCTCCTGGGAGAACCTGCTGGACAGCACTTTGCCGACCTAGCCGCCGAGTCAGCAGCTCAGGAGGATATCTTGCAGGCCTCCTTCCAGGATTCCTACCGCAACCTCACCCTCAAGACCCTCAGTGGACTGAACTGGGCGAACAAATACTGTCCCATGGCCCGCTACATCCTCAAGACCGACGATGACGTGTTTGTCAACGTCCCAGAGCTGGTGTCAGAGCTGATCCAGAGAGGGGGCCCTTCGGAGCACTGGAAAAAGGGGAAGGAGCCCCAGGAAGAGACCGCAATTGTCCATGAGGCGCACAAAGACCAGGCTGTGCCACTTCTGTATCTAGGCCGGGTGCACTGGATGGTGAGCCCCACTAGGACACCCGGGGCCCGGCACCACGTGTCAGAAGAACTGTGGCCTGAGACCTGGGGTCCTTACCCGCCCTACGCCTCTGGCACGGGCTATGTACTGTCCGCCTCCGCTGTGCAGCTCATCCTGAAGGTGGCCAGCCGGGCGCCCCTTCTACCTCTGGAGGATGTATTTGTGGGGGTGAGTGCAAGGCGAGCAGGCCTTGCCCCCACACACTGTGTCAAGTTGGCTGGTGCTACCCACTACCCCCTGGATCGGTGCTGTTACGGCAAGTTCCTGCTCACATCGCACATGGTGGATCCCTGGAAAATGCAGCAGATCTGGAAGCTGGTAGGCGGGCTCGATGGGGAAAGGACTGAGCCCTTCTGCTCCTGGCTCCAGGGGTTCCTGGGTATCCTGAGGTGCCGGTTCATAGCCTGGCTCAACAGCTGA
- the Pfdn6 gene encoding prefoldin subunit 6 isoform X1: MPCLLPGSLTHRVEREEGQKGELRRLPARHPATPAQEAFTSTMAELIQKKLQGEVEKYQQLQKDLSKSMSGRQKLEAQLTENNIVKEELALLDGSNVVFKLLGPVLVRQELGEARATVGKRLDYITAEIKRYESQLRDLERQSEQQRETLAQLQQEFQRAQAAKAGAPGKA, encoded by the exons ATGCCTTGTTTGCTTCCGGGTTCGTTGACACACAGGGTAGAACGTGAAGAG GGCCAGAAAGGGGAGCTCAGGCGCCTTCCAGCGCGACACCCAGCGACCCCCGCCCAGGAGGCTTTCACCTCCACCATGGCTGAGCTGATCCAAAAGAAGCTGCAGGGAGAAGTGGAGAAATACCAACAGCTGCAGAAGG ACTTGAGTAAATCCAtgtcagggaggcagaagcttgAGGCACAGCTAACGGAAAATAATATCGTGAAGGAG GAACTGGCCTTGCTGGATGGATCCAACGTGGTGTTTAAGCTTCTGGGACCGGTGCTTGTCAGGCAGGAGCTGGGAGAGGCTCGGGCCACGGTGGGGAAGAGGCTAGACTATATCACAGCGGAAAT CAAGCGCTATGAATCGCAGCTTCGGGACCTTGAGCGGCAGTCAGAGCAACAGAGGGAAACCCTTGCTCAGCTGCAGCAGGAGTTCCAGCGGGCCCAGGCAGCAAAGGCAGGGGCTCCTGGGAAGGCCTGA
- the Wdr46 gene encoding WD repeat-containing protein 46, producing the protein METAPKPVRGVPPGKNNAQAKRKKPRRYWEEESAPPAAGASPGPPGKKARTREPRPQRSRSVHLARAARFSKKPQTARTASDRKKPRRTLSGAQDPFPGSAPAPVEVARKFCRIDKSRKLPHPKPKTRSKLEKAEAQEEEASVRAARAELLLAEDPGFLEGEDGEDTAKILQTDIVEAVDIASAAKHFDLNLRQFGPYRLNYSRTGRHLALGGRRGHVAALDWVTKKLMCEINVMEAVRDIHFLHSEALLAVAQNRWLYIYDNQGIELHCIRRCDRVTRLEFLPFHFLLATASETGFLTYLDVSVGKIVTALNVRAGRLGVMAQNPYNAVIHLGHSNGTVSLWSPAVKEPLAKILCHRGGVRAVAVESTGTYMATSGLDHQLKIFDLRGTFQPLSARTLPQGAGHLAFSQRGLLVAGMGDVVNIWTGQGKASPPSLEQPYLTHRLSGHVHGLQFCPFEDVLGVGHSGGITSMLVPGAAEPNFDGLENNPYRSRKQRQEWEVKALLEKVPAELICLDPRALAKVDVITLEQQKKERIERLGYDPDAKAAFQPKAKQKGRSSTASLVKRKKKVKDQEHRDKVRQSLEQQQQQQQQQQQQQQQQELAKPARARPSALDRFVR; encoded by the exons ATGGAGACAGCCCCAAAGCCGGTTAGGGGCGTCCCGCCCGGGAAAAACAATGCTCAGGCCAAGAGGAAG AAGCCGCGGCGCTACTGGGAGGAGGAGAGCGCCCCGCCCGCTGCCGGTGCCTCCCCGGGGCCGCCTGGGAAGAAGGCGAGGACTCGGGAGCCGCGACCCCAGAGGTCCAGGAGCGTGCACCTCGCCAGGGCGGCTCGGTTCTCCAAGAAGCCCCAGACCGCCAGGACCGCCTCCGACCGGAAGAAGCCGCGGAGGACCCTGTCGGGG GCCCAGGACCCGTTCCCAGGATCCGCCCCCGCCCCCGTGGAGGTGGCCCGGAAGTTCTGTCGCATTGACAAGTCCAGAAAG CTCCCACATCCGAAGCCTAAAACCCGAAGCAAACTTGAGAAGGCTGAAGCGCAGGAGGAAGAGGCGAGCGTGAGAGCTGCCCGCGCTGAGCTGCTGCTTGCTGAGGACCCTGG GTTTCTGGAAGGAGAAGATGGGGAAGACACAGCAAAAATACTGCAGACAGACATTGTGGAGGCCGTGGACATTGCAAGTGCTGCCAAG cactttgacctgAATCTGAGGCAGTTTGGACCCTACAGACTGAACTACTCTCGAACAGGGAG ACACCTGGCTTTAGGAGGCCGTCGGGGTCACGTGGCTGCCCTCGACTGGGTGACAAAGAAGCTCATGTGTGAGATCAACGTCATGGAGGCAGTGCGGGACATCCA CTTTCTCCATTCCGAGGCTCTGCTTGCCGTCGCTCAGAACCGTTGGCTTTACATCTACGACAACCAGGGCATTGAGCTCCACTGCATCCGCCGCTGTGACCGCGTCACTCGGCTTGagtttctccccttccattttcTCCTGGCCACTGCC tcagagacagggtttctgacCTACCTGGATGTGTCAGTGGGGAAGATTGTGACAGCTCTGAACGTGCGGGCTGGACGCCTCGGTGTCATGGCTCAGAACCCCTACAATGCTGTTATCCATCTTGGACACAGCAACG GCACTGTGTCCTTATGGAGTCCAGCTGTGAAGGAGCCACTGGCAAAGATTCTGTGCCACCGCGGTGGGGTGCGGGCTGTGGCAGTGGAGTCTACAGGCAC GTACATGGCCACCTCTGGTCTGGACCACCAGCTGAAGATCTTTGACTTGCGAGGGACATTCCAGCCCCTGAGTGCCCGGACCTTGCCCCAGGGAGCAGGGCATCTGGCCTTTTCCCAGCGGGGCCTGTTAGTTGCAGGAATGGGTGATGTGGTCAACATATGGACAGGCCAGGGCAAGGCCAGCCCACCCTCcctggagcagccttacctgacCCACCGATTATCAGGCCACGTGCACGGACTCCAGTTCTGCCCCTTTGAAgatgtgttgggggtggggcacagtGGAGGAATCACCAGCATGCTGGTCCCTG GGGCTGCTGAGCCCAACTTTGATGGTTTGGAGAACAACCCGTACAGGAGCCGGAAGCAGCGCCAGGAATGGGAGGTGAAGGCTCTACTAGAAAAG GTACCTGCAGAGCTCATCTGTTTGGACCCCCGAGCCCTGGCAAAGGTAGATGTGATCACTCTGGAGCAGCAAAAGAAGGAGCGGATAGAGAGACTG GGCTATGACCCTGATGCCAAGGCTGCCTTCCAACCCAAAGCAAAGCAGAAGGGCAGAAGCTCCACAGCGAGCCtggtgaagaggaagaagaaagtcaAGGACCAGGAGCACAGG GATAAAGTCCGGCAGAGCCttgaacagcagcagcagcagcagcagcagcagcagcagcagcagcagcagcaagagctGGCCAAGCCTGCTAGAGCCCGTCCATCTGCACTGGATAGATTTGTACGATGA